Below is a window of Janthinobacterium lividum DNA.
GACATGCTCATCTACGTGTCGGCTTGCCCGGTAATCGGCTGGAAACCAGGCTATGGCTGCAGCATGAATGTCGAAAAAGCCCTGCTCGAAGGCGTGACGCTGGCTGGCGCGCGCAAATTCGGCGCCTTCAACGTCAGTGGCAATATCGACCTGCAAGATCCTCGCAATGAAACCACGGACAAGCAACTGGCACGCCGCGCGAAAAAGCATGCCAATTTCGCCGTGGATTACACGACCGGTCCTTTGACCGCCGGTACGGAGTGGCAGTTGTCGGGCAAGCGTTTTGAAGATCCCGCCAACAAAACCACCCTCGGTGGCTATGGCTTGCTGAACCTGTACACCACCTACCAGTTCGCGCGCGACTGGTCGGTGCTCGCACGCTGGAATAACATCACCAACAAGGACTATGAACTGGGCCGTTTCTACGCGACGCCAGGTTCGAACCTCTTCGTTGGCGTACGCTACGGCATGAAATAAACACGTAGTAATGATGTAAGCTGCGGGCAATGGCATGCCGCCATTGCCCGCAGATGCAGTTCTGCAGTCCCCGTTTTTAAGGCAGTCCATGCACCCATTTTTCCGCAATATGCGCCACCGCGCCACCGTGATCCTCACGGTGCTGATCGTGTGCGCGGTTGCCAGCCTGATTTTCTCCGGCATGATCGGTTCGATCGCGATCCCGCTTGCCGACCTGCCTTCCGCCCTGTTCCATGTCGTGCAGGGCAAGACCGATACCCTCGCCGCCACCCTGCTCGACCTGCGCCTTGGCCGCGCGCTGACCGCCTTTGTCACCGGTGCGGCGCTGTCGCTGGCCGGCGTCATGATGCAGGCTCTCTTGCGCAATCCCCTGGCCGACCCGTATGTGCTGGGCATTTCCGCCGGCGCTTCCGTCGGCGCGCTGGCCGCGCTGCTGTTCATGTGCGCGCTGTGGGTGGTCGATGCGGCCGCCTTTGCCGGCGCAGTCGGCGTGTCCATGCTGCTGTATTTCTTTGCCCGCCGCGACTTGCGCGGTGGCACGGCGGCCGAAGGCGGCGCCTCGCTCTTGCTGCTGACAGGCGTGATCCTGGCCTCGGCCTGCATGGCCATCGTCACCCT
It encodes the following:
- a CDS encoding iron ABC transporter permease; this encodes MHPFFRNMRHRATVILTVLIVCAVASLIFSGMIGSIAIPLADLPSALFHVVQGKTDTLAATLLDLRLGRALTAFVTGAALSLAGVMMQALLRNPLADPYVLGISAGASVGALAALLFMCALWVVDAAAFAGAVGVSMLLYFFARRDLRGGTAAEGGASLLLLTGVILASACMAIVTLMLSIAPESRLRSMVFWMIGDLSGAPARLMPWLVLAGVLVFALRSARSLNVMALHAEAASTLGVRVGALRKGLFFCSGLLTASAVTSAGSVGFVGLIVPHALRFACGPDHRLLIPAAALAGGTFLVLADTLARTVLAPLQLPVGVVTAMIGAPVFLYQLHRLRRT